In Gemmatimonadaceae bacterium, the following proteins share a genomic window:
- a CDS encoding S9 family peptidase, with protein sequence MSPSTATFPLIPRRALFGHPAVDAPRIAPDATRLVYLAPHLGTQCVWVRDLGQRPANDRVVAHDRTRPVSWARWQGDGRHVLYLQDDGGNENYHLFQVEVDGVGFRDLTPGDGVRAMPLAIDPCTPGELLVTLNRRDPRLLDVHRVNVTDGESVLDTINPGDVVTWLADTRLVVRAAVAQLPDGSYVIRVRDDADAPWRTLDEVPFADGQPRIAAFSPDGRSLYAITAKEANASRLVRYDVCTGRRVVVFEHPIYDVERVFVDPSSHNVVAVAVLEERLVWTALDPAFARHLDDLRAADPGDFLIDGASADGNTLIIRYQSDVSPDSFHCYDKTTGKSTLLFHSRPDLRAEALAPMRPIAYEARDGLVIHGYLTLPNGTEPHDLPMVVYVHGGPWYRDRWGYEPIVQWLANRGYAVLQVNFRGSTGYGKAFLNAGNREWAGAMRTDLLDARDWAIAQGVADPKRIAIFGGSFGGYAVLTALAWTPDAFACGVDIVGPSNLETFMATLPPYWSAMRKLFTERVGEAPEFLRSQSPLHRASFIRAPLLIAQGANDPRVKRAESDQIVEALRESDVAVEYLLFENEGHGFADPDNLERLTALAETFLAHSLGGRVEHA encoded by the coding sequence ATGTCTCCCTCGACCGCGACATTCCCGCTCATTCCGCGCCGCGCCCTCTTCGGCCATCCTGCCGTCGACGCCCCGCGCATCGCGCCCGACGCCACCCGCCTTGTGTATCTCGCGCCGCACTTGGGCACGCAGTGCGTGTGGGTGCGCGATCTCGGGCAGCGCCCCGCGAACGATCGCGTCGTCGCCCATGATCGCACGCGTCCCGTTTCCTGGGCGCGCTGGCAGGGCGACGGCCGGCACGTGCTCTATCTCCAGGACGACGGCGGCAACGAGAACTACCATCTCTTTCAGGTCGAGGTCGACGGGGTTGGCTTCCGCGATCTCACGCCGGGTGACGGCGTTCGCGCCATGCCACTCGCGATCGATCCGTGTACCCCGGGAGAGCTGCTCGTCACGCTCAACCGCCGCGATCCACGCCTCCTCGACGTGCATCGCGTGAACGTCACCGACGGCGAGTCCGTGCTCGACACGATCAATCCGGGCGACGTCGTCACGTGGCTCGCCGACACGCGACTCGTGGTTCGCGCGGCCGTCGCGCAACTGCCGGACGGATCCTACGTCATCCGCGTGCGCGACGACGCAGATGCGCCGTGGCGCACGCTGGATGAGGTGCCCTTTGCCGACGGCCAGCCGCGCATCGCTGCGTTCTCCCCGGACGGACGATCCTTATACGCCATCACGGCGAAGGAGGCGAACGCCAGTCGTCTCGTGCGGTATGACGTCTGCACCGGCCGCCGCGTCGTCGTCTTTGAACATCCCATATACGACGTCGAACGAGTCTTCGTCGATCCATCCAGCCACAACGTCGTCGCCGTCGCGGTGCTCGAGGAACGCCTTGTCTGGACGGCGCTCGATCCCGCCTTCGCGCGTCACCTCGACGATCTGCGCGCGGCAGATCCCGGTGACTTCCTGATCGACGGCGCGAGCGCCGATGGCAACACACTCATTATCCGGTATCAGAGCGACGTCAGCCCCGATTCTTTTCACTGCTACGATAAGACAACCGGTAAGTCGACGCTGTTGTTCCACAGCCGGCCCGACCTGCGCGCCGAGGCGCTGGCACCGATGCGCCCGATTGCGTACGAGGCGCGCGACGGTCTGGTCATTCACGGCTACCTGACGCTGCCGAATGGCACGGAACCGCACGATCTGCCGATGGTCGTTTACGTACACGGCGGGCCATGGTATCGCGATCGCTGGGGGTACGAACCCATCGTGCAATGGTTGGCGAACCGCGGCTACGCGGTGCTTCAAGTCAACTTTCGCGGATCGACGGGTTACGGCAAAGCGTTTCTCAATGCCGGCAACCGCGAGTGGGCCGGCGCGATGCGAACGGATCTCCTCGATGCGCGCGACTGGGCAATCGCGCAGGGGGTCGCTGATCCAAAACGGATCGCGATCTTCGGCGGCAGCTTCGGCGGCTACGCCGTCCTTACCGCACTCGCGTGGACACCGGACGCGTTCGCCTGCGGCGTGGACATCGTCGGCCCATCGAACCTGGAGACGTTCATGGCGACGCTTCCACCCTACTGGAGCGCGATGCGAAAGTTGTTCACGGAGCGCGTGGGCGAAGCTCCGGAGTTCCTGCGATCACAATCGCCGTTGCACAGAGCGTCATTCATTCGCGCGCCACTGCTGATTGCGCAGGGTGCGAACGATCCTCGCGTGAAGCGGGCCGAGAGCGATCAGATCGTCGAGGCGCTGCGCGAGAGCGACGTCGCCGTCGAATACCTGCTATTCGAAAACGAAGGACACGGATTCGCTGACCCCGACAATCTCGAACGATTAACCGCGCTCGCGGAAACCTTCCTCGCGCATTCGCTGGGCGGTCGCGTCGAACACGCGTGA
- a CDS encoding TetR family transcriptional regulator → MTDDAQHAAPPAAHQHRSRATESRLLKAAIAMLAEHGLDGATVPRIAAAAEVAPASIYRRFHDRDTLIRAALLDALERSVEGSRNSMRIESFKKLTLEEVASRLAAVTIQQYRSQPRLMRALTRFVETDSDATFRSRALSLVAVSYERLIEALLPFKNEIAHSNPRRAITFALLTMATVVEVHALDDVSMWHKLTSLTDRQLQGEVARTFVAYLRNPAPASSPRARRS, encoded by the coding sequence ATGACCGACGACGCCCAACACGCCGCGCCGCCCGCCGCGCACCAACACCGGAGCCGCGCGACCGAGTCCCGCCTGCTCAAGGCGGCGATCGCGATGCTGGCCGAGCATGGCTTGGACGGCGCGACCGTCCCCCGAATTGCCGCGGCCGCGGAGGTCGCGCCGGCAAGCATCTATCGGCGGTTCCACGATCGCGACACGCTCATTCGTGCCGCGTTGCTGGACGCGCTCGAACGCAGCGTCGAGGGCAGTCGAAACTCGATGCGGATCGAGTCGTTCAAGAAACTCACGCTGGAGGAGGTCGCGTCGCGACTGGCCGCCGTGACGATCCAGCAATACCGCTCGCAGCCGCGGCTGATGCGAGCCCTTACCCGCTTCGTCGAGACCGACTCCGACGCGACGTTTCGCTCACGCGCGCTCTCACTGGTGGCCGTGAGCTACGAGCGACTCATCGAGGCGCTGCTTCCCTTCAAGAACGAGATCGCCCACTCGAACCCCCGCCGCGCGATCACCTTCGCCCTGCTCACGATGGCCACCGTCGTCGAAGTCCACGCGCTCGACGACGTGTCGATGTGGCACAAGCTGACATCCCTTACCGACCGGCAGCTGCAGGGCGAAGTGGCGCGAACATTCGTAGCGTATTTGCGAAACCCCGCACCGGCGTCGTCACCGCGCGCTCGCCGGTCGTGA
- a CDS encoding ABC transporter permease, whose protein sequence is MRRLFRLPLRSDAAAAADVDEELHAFLAERVDDLVAQGMSPSEARAEAVRRLGASVDEASASLHTSAAARERSMRVRETLDGMRQDLRYAVRALRRDKAFAAFSIAIVALGIGASATVFSVANGLLLRPLPFANPNRLVWIQNGTEPGLSAQTFQVNPLLSFKRENGSFTDVAAYAAFYGDGDITLSEGSESIRLSAVPVTQNFFPLLGVHPVLGRNFTPEESVWNGPSPVMISHALWERRFASDRAIIGKRITLNGDPTTVVGVLPASFDFGSVFAPGARIDLYTPIPLSPATNRWGNTFAVVGRLAPGATVQSAAAELRVLSPRVTAENPNANKFDGVVSPLAEHVSGRARFGLVVLAFAVGVVMLIVCANLSNLLLARATTRQKEMAIRAALGAGRGRLIRQMLTESLVLSACGAVVGLALAAIGTNAIAHMDAVSLPRLADVTLDARALAFTVLLAAGAGLAFGMVPALQMSEAGVHDTLKASGRAATDSRRSQWMRRGLVVSEIALACVLLVGSGLLVHSFLKVLDVDLGFRPQRVAAVRVDPDQNFKTKDELVSYIDNVLASTRSIPGVSAAAIADGIPLGSNRSWGITPGGQEYRKGHWTSAFIRVASDGYLDAMGMKLVAGRDISPHDVTATEPVVLLNETGAKTLWPGQSALNKLVRLGGNFDRRVVGIVADVRNLSVEQSAGVQAYLPTRQEFSQSTVTLIVRTSLEPASLAGALRRQLASIDPHLATNEIHTLDAAVNRSVSPRKFFTALLGGFTVFALCLALLGIYGVISYTVTHRTQEIGVRMALGATPGVVQARIIRETLRLAVVGVVIGTAGAWIAGQTLSGFLFGVTPADPVTYVAMVCVLFAVAIVSGYVPARRASRIDPVVALREG, encoded by the coding sequence ATGCGACGCCTCTTCCGCCTGCCGCTGCGCAGCGACGCCGCCGCGGCCGCCGACGTCGACGAGGAGCTACACGCGTTCCTCGCGGAGCGCGTGGATGATCTCGTCGCGCAAGGAATGTCCCCGAGCGAGGCGCGTGCCGAGGCGGTTCGTCGGCTCGGAGCGTCGGTCGATGAAGCCAGCGCTTCGCTACACACCTCAGCCGCCGCACGGGAGCGCAGCATGAGAGTTCGTGAAACGCTCGATGGCATGCGGCAGGATCTGCGATACGCCGTTCGCGCGCTGCGCCGCGACAAGGCCTTTGCCGCGTTTTCGATCGCGATCGTCGCGCTCGGCATTGGCGCGAGCGCCACGGTGTTCAGCGTCGCGAACGGCCTGTTGCTGCGGCCCCTGCCGTTCGCGAATCCCAATCGACTCGTGTGGATTCAGAACGGCACGGAGCCCGGACTCTCGGCGCAGACGTTCCAGGTCAATCCACTCCTCTCGTTCAAGCGGGAGAATGGATCGTTCACCGACGTCGCGGCCTACGCGGCGTTCTACGGTGACGGCGACATCACGTTGAGCGAAGGTTCGGAATCGATTCGCCTCAGCGCCGTTCCCGTCACGCAGAACTTCTTTCCGCTGCTCGGCGTGCATCCCGTGCTCGGCCGCAACTTCACGCCCGAGGAGAGTGTTTGGAACGGTCCGAGCCCCGTCATGATCAGTCATGCGCTCTGGGAGCGGCGCTTTGCGTCCGATCGCGCGATCATCGGCAAGCGGATCACGTTGAACGGCGACCCGACGACGGTCGTCGGCGTGTTGCCTGCCTCATTTGACTTCGGTTCGGTGTTCGCGCCGGGCGCGCGGATCGATCTGTACACGCCGATTCCGCTGTCGCCCGCGACCAACCGCTGGGGCAACACGTTCGCCGTGGTTGGCCGGCTCGCGCCTGGCGCGACGGTGCAATCGGCGGCGGCCGAGCTTCGCGTCCTGTCGCCGCGCGTCACTGCCGAGAATCCGAATGCCAACAAGTTCGATGGAGTCGTGTCGCCGCTCGCGGAGCACGTGAGCGGACGGGCGCGATTCGGCCTCGTGGTGCTCGCGTTCGCCGTGGGCGTCGTGATGCTGATCGTGTGCGCGAACTTGTCGAATCTGCTCCTCGCTCGCGCGACGACTCGACAGAAGGAAATGGCAATTCGTGCCGCACTCGGCGCCGGTCGCGGGCGTCTCATTCGCCAGATGCTCACGGAGAGCCTCGTACTCTCGGCGTGCGGCGCGGTCGTCGGTCTCGCGTTGGCCGCGATCGGCACCAACGCCATCGCGCACATGGATGCCGTGAGCTTGCCGCGCCTTGCGGACGTCACGCTCGATGCGCGCGCGCTCGCGTTCACGGTGTTGTTGGCCGCCGGCGCGGGACTGGCGTTCGGTATGGTGCCGGCGCTTCAGATGTCGGAGGCCGGCGTACACGATACGCTCAAGGCGTCGGGCCGCGCGGCAACGGATAGCCGCCGCAGCCAGTGGATGCGCCGCGGTCTCGTGGTGTCGGAGATCGCGCTTGCGTGCGTGCTGCTCGTGGGATCAGGGCTGCTCGTTCACAGTTTTCTCAAGGTGCTCGACGTCGATCTTGGGTTCCGGCCGCAGCGTGTCGCGGCGGTTCGGGTGGATCCGGACCAGAACTTCAAGACGAAGGACGAGCTCGTGAGCTACATCGACAACGTGCTGGCGAGCACGCGGAGCATTCCCGGTGTGAGCGCCGCGGCCATTGCCGATGGCATTCCGCTCGGCAGCAATCGGAGTTGGGGCATCACGCCCGGCGGTCAGGAGTATCGAAAGGGACATTGGACGAGCGCATTCATTCGCGTGGCAAGCGACGGGTATCTCGACGCGATGGGCATGAAGCTCGTCGCGGGCCGCGACATCTCGCCCCATGACGTCACGGCGACCGAGCCGGTGGTCCTGCTGAATGAGACCGGCGCGAAGACGTTGTGGCCCGGTCAGAGCGCGCTGAACAAGCTGGTGCGCCTGGGAGGCAACTTCGATCGGCGTGTGGTGGGCATCGTCGCCGACGTGCGCAATCTGTCCGTCGAGCAGAGCGCTGGCGTGCAGGCGTATCTCCCGACGCGGCAGGAATTCAGTCAGTCGACCGTGACGCTCATCGTGCGCACGAGTCTCGAGCCGGCGTCATTGGCAGGTGCTCTTCGCCGGCAGCTCGCGTCGATCGATCCACACCTGGCGACGAACGAGATTCACACGCTCGACGCGGCGGTGAACCGGTCGGTCTCGCCTCGGAAGTTCTTCACCGCGCTGCTTGGCGGCTTTACAGTTTTTGCATTGTGTCTGGCGTTGCTCGGGATCTATGGTGTGATCTCGTACACCGTCACGCATCGCACGCAGGAGATCGGCGTGCGCATGGCGCTGGGCGCGACGCCGGGGGTGGTGCAGGCGCGCATCATTCGCGAGACGCTGCGCCTGGCGGTCGTGGGCGTCGTGATCGGCACGGCCGGCGCGTGGATTGCCGGGCAAACGTTGAGCGGCTTCTTGTTTGGCGTGACGCCGGCGGATCCCGTCACGTACGTCGCGATGGTGTGTGTGTTGTTCGCGGTGGCGATCGTGAGCGGCTATGTGCCGGCGCGCAGGGCGTCGCGGATCGACCCGGTGGTGGCGTTGCGGGAAGGGTGA
- a CDS encoding PadR family transcriptional regulator produces the protein MALLKGTLDVLVLKTLSWGPMHGFEITKWLEARSSGRLDITDAGLLQALHRLEARGLLSAEWGVTANERRARYYKLTQAGRAALRAESAALIDQFDALMSVLTARSARI, from the coding sequence ATGGCACTGCTCAAGGGAACGCTCGACGTCCTGGTCCTCAAAACCCTGTCCTGGGGACCGATGCACGGGTTCGAGATCACCAAATGGCTCGAGGCGCGCTCGAGTGGACGGTTGGACATCACCGATGCGGGATTGCTCCAGGCCCTGCACCGGCTCGAGGCGCGCGGACTTCTGTCGGCGGAGTGGGGCGTCACCGCCAACGAACGGCGCGCTCGCTACTACAAGCTCACCCAGGCCGGCCGGGCCGCGCTGCGCGCGGAGTCGGCGGCGCTGATCGATCAGTTCGACGCGCTCATGAGTGTACTCACCGCTCGTTCGGCGAGGATCTGA